A region from the Candidatus Brocadia sp. genome encodes:
- the ettA gene encoding energy-dependent translational throttle protein EttA — protein MSNQPNKIIYSMLKVSKYYDKKPVLKDISLSYFYGAKIGVLGLNGSGKSSLLRILAGVDTDFNGQATLSPGYTVGFLEQEPFLDETKTVREIVEQGVQELVDLHNEYNQINERFAEPMSDDDMNKLIERQGEVQEKIDSLGAWDLDARLEMAMDALRCPEGNTPVKVLSGGERRRVALCRLLLQKPDILLLDEPTNHLDAESVAWLEHHLQNYEGTVIAVTHDRYFLDNVAGWILELDRGYGIPWKGNYSSWLEQKQKRLQQEEKQETERQKTLKRELEWIRMTPKGRHAKSKARINSYESLLEQQTENRIKDLEIYIPPGPRLGNLVVEADKVTKAYGDRILVEEMTFSLPRGGIVGIIGPNGAGKTTLFRMITGQEKPDTGTIRVGESVKLAYVDQSRETLEPNKTIWEIISGGKDSIRLGSREVNSRAYVARFNFSGIDQQKPVKTLSGGERNRVHLACILKEGANVLLLDEPTNDLDVNTMRALEDALENFSGCVLTISHDRWFLDRIATHILAFEGDSKTFWFEGNYSEYEADRKKRLGITEDQPHRIKYRHLTRA, from the coding sequence ATGAGTAATCAACCGAATAAGATCATCTATTCCATGCTCAAGGTAAGCAAATATTATGACAAGAAGCCCGTATTGAAGGATATTTCCCTTTCGTATTTTTATGGCGCCAAGATCGGCGTGCTGGGCTTGAATGGGTCGGGAAAAAGCTCTCTCCTGCGCATTCTTGCTGGAGTGGATACGGACTTTAACGGACAGGCAACCCTTTCCCCAGGCTACACGGTTGGATTTTTAGAACAGGAACCGTTTCTGGACGAAACAAAAACGGTACGTGAAATTGTGGAACAAGGGGTTCAGGAACTGGTTGACCTCCACAATGAGTACAACCAGATCAATGAACGATTTGCCGAACCGATGTCGGATGACGACATGAATAAGCTGATAGAACGGCAGGGGGAGGTACAGGAAAAGATTGACTCGCTTGGCGCATGGGATCTGGACGCCCGCCTGGAAATGGCAATGGACGCCTTGCGTTGCCCCGAAGGGAACACGCCGGTAAAGGTATTGTCCGGAGGCGAGCGACGCCGTGTGGCGCTTTGCCGGTTATTATTGCAAAAACCTGACATTTTGCTGTTAGACGAACCGACGAACCACCTTGACGCCGAATCGGTTGCCTGGCTGGAGCACCATTTGCAAAATTATGAGGGCACGGTGATCGCGGTAACCCATGATCGCTATTTTCTCGATAATGTAGCCGGCTGGATATTGGAACTGGACAGGGGGTATGGAATTCCCTGGAAGGGGAATTATTCGTCGTGGCTTGAGCAAAAGCAAAAGAGGCTGCAGCAGGAAGAAAAGCAGGAGACGGAACGGCAAAAGACCCTAAAGCGCGAGCTGGAATGGATCAGGATGACACCAAAGGGCAGACACGCAAAATCGAAGGCACGTATTAACTCGTATGAATCACTTCTTGAACAACAGACTGAAAACCGTATAAAGGATTTGGAAATCTACATCCCGCCAGGCCCGAGGCTGGGTAATTTGGTCGTTGAAGCAGACAAGGTAACCAAGGCATACGGAGACCGTATTTTGGTAGAGGAAATGACGTTTTCCCTGCCACGTGGAGGAATTGTCGGAATCATTGGTCCCAACGGTGCCGGAAAAACCACGCTATTCCGCATGATTACCGGTCAGGAAAAACCGGATACCGGTACTATCCGGGTGGGTGAGTCGGTTAAGCTTGCATACGTTGATCAAAGCCGGGAAACCCTCGAACCCAATAAAACCATCTGGGAGATAATTTCAGGGGGGAAGGATAGTATCCGACTTGGCAGCAGGGAGGTCAATTCCCGCGCCTATGTGGCGCGTTTTAATTTTTCCGGGATAGACCAGCAAAAGCCGGTGAAAACATTATCAGGTGGAGAACGGAACAGGGTGCATCTTGCCTGTATCCTGAAAGAAGGCGCCAATGTGCTGCTGCTGGACGAACCCACAAATGATCTCGACGTAAATACCATGCGGGCTTTGGAAGATGCCCTGGAAAATTTCTCCGGTTGTGTCCTGACGATCAGCCATGACCGCTGGTTTCTCGACCGAATCGCCACCCACATCCTTGCCTTCGAGGGCGATAGTAAAACCTTCTGGTTTGAAGGGAACTATTCCGAATATGAGGCGGATAGGAAAAAACGTCTTGGCATTACAGAAGACCAGCCCCACCGCATCAAATACCGGCATTTGACCAGGGCTTAA
- a CDS encoding pyruvate carboxylase encodes MRKFKKLLVANRGEIAIRVCRAAHEIGIRTVAIYSHEDRFALHRFKADEAYQIGKGKDPVKAYLDIDGIIHLAKDKEVDAIHPGYGFLSENANFAHACEKAGITFVGPRPEILRMLGDKTSARGIAGKAQVPILSGCNHPIKSLDEAKSLCSKLGYPVIIKAAHGGGGRGMRVVRSELELSHRLNEAQREAQTAFGSDECFIEKYVEKARHIEVQILGDKYNNIVHLFERDCSLQRRHQKVVEIAPAQNLDESIRQSICGAAVRICKSVNYDNAGTVEFLLDTETDKYYFIEINPRIQVEHTVTETITGFDLVKRQILISEGFPLNSPEIRIPNQEAIHINSIAFQCRITTEDPSNGFVPDYGRIQHYRSAGGMGIRLDAGTAFSGALVTPYYDSMLVKVTAFGTCFEETAHRMDRALDEFRIRGVKTNIPFLINLINHKDFLEGKCTTRFIDENPSLFHFPRRRDRATLIMRFMGDILVNGHSLIKEMPKSICRRKAPVPAIDRKNPRPKGSRDLLLEMGPEEFIQHILQEKKLLLTDTSFRDAHQSLLATRMRTIDMLKIAEIYSRNHADFFSLEMWGGATFDTAMRFLMECPWERLRFMRKLAPNMLFQMLLRASNGVGYTNYPDNVVKAFIKQAAESGIDIFRVFDSLNWVTNMKVAMDAVLETKALCEAAICYTGDILDPKRTKYTLDYYVKMAKELEGHGAHILAIKDMAGLLKPYAAYELVSALKSELKIPIHLHTHDTSGGQIATLIKAAEAGVDIVDVALGPLSGLTSQPNLNTLVEMMRFHKRDTRMDFKALGLLSDYWEVVREYYAPFESIQKSSTAEVYHHEIPGGQFTNLFQQAHSMGLAHRWHEITDVYADVNQLFGDIVKVTPSSKVVGDLTLFLVTNDIKAQDIVNNNKEISFPTSVIEFFEGRLGQPTGGFPKDVQYRILRGAPAFTERPGANLPPVNLDEIKKGVGDRISRSITNEELMSYLMYPDVFIKYAEHRKKYDDVSVIPTDVFFYGLPMNEEVAIDIEEGKTLIFKLVAISPVNAEGNCTVFFELNGQPREVVIANRKVAASVTKRPQAEEGNIKHVGAPMPGMIVNVKVTVGQKVAKNDPLLIMEAMKMEATIYAEHDGEIGQVLVKKRDCVEARDLLIVYK; translated from the coding sequence ATCAGGAAATTTAAAAAGCTTCTCGTTGCTAACCGTGGTGAAATAGCGATACGGGTCTGCCGGGCAGCGCATGAAATTGGTATAAGGACCGTGGCAATATATTCCCACGAAGACCGCTTTGCACTTCATAGATTTAAAGCAGACGAAGCTTATCAGATTGGTAAAGGTAAAGATCCGGTCAAGGCTTATTTGGATATCGATGGAATCATTCATCTGGCCAAAGACAAGGAAGTGGATGCCATACATCCGGGTTATGGGTTTCTCTCGGAGAATGCAAACTTTGCCCATGCTTGTGAAAAGGCAGGCATTACCTTTGTCGGTCCCCGTCCTGAAATCCTCCGTATGCTTGGCGATAAAACCTCGGCCAGAGGAATTGCCGGGAAAGCGCAGGTTCCCATACTTTCCGGGTGTAATCACCCCATTAAAAGCCTGGATGAGGCCAAATCTCTTTGCAGCAAACTGGGATATCCGGTTATTATCAAGGCTGCCCATGGCGGTGGCGGTCGCGGTATGCGTGTGGTTCGCAGCGAGTTAGAATTGAGCCATCGCCTGAATGAAGCACAACGCGAAGCCCAGACAGCCTTTGGTTCTGACGAATGTTTCATTGAAAAATATGTCGAAAAAGCACGCCATATTGAGGTGCAGATTCTTGGTGACAAGTACAATAATATTGTACACCTGTTTGAACGAGACTGTTCTCTTCAAAGGCGACATCAGAAAGTTGTTGAGATTGCCCCGGCGCAGAATCTTGACGAAAGTATCAGGCAGAGTATCTGTGGCGCAGCCGTAAGAATATGTAAATCTGTAAATTATGATAATGCCGGTACCGTGGAATTTCTCCTCGATACTGAAACCGATAAGTATTATTTCATAGAAATTAATCCCAGAATTCAGGTAGAACACACCGTCACCGAAACAATTACCGGTTTCGATCTGGTGAAGAGACAGATCTTAATTAGTGAAGGGTTTCCTCTCAATTCACCGGAAATCCGCATACCGAACCAGGAGGCAATTCATATCAACAGTATTGCCTTCCAGTGCCGGATTACCACAGAGGACCCTTCCAACGGGTTTGTTCCCGACTACGGCCGCATCCAGCATTACCGTTCTGCCGGTGGCATGGGTATCCGTCTTGACGCCGGAACGGCTTTCTCCGGCGCTCTCGTAACTCCTTACTATGACTCTATGCTCGTGAAGGTTACGGCTTTTGGAACCTGTTTTGAAGAAACAGCACATCGTATGGATAGGGCATTGGATGAATTCAGGATCCGTGGTGTAAAAACCAATATTCCGTTTCTCATTAATCTGATTAACCACAAAGATTTCCTGGAAGGTAAATGTACTACGCGTTTCATTGACGAAAATCCGAGTCTCTTTCACTTTCCACGACGCAGGGACCGTGCTACCCTCATCATGCGTTTCATGGGAGACATTCTGGTCAATGGTCATTCACTGATTAAGGAAATGCCTAAGTCCATATGCCGCCGTAAAGCGCCGGTTCCTGCTATTGACCGTAAAAATCCCAGACCCAAGGGCAGCCGTGATCTTCTCCTGGAAATGGGACCGGAAGAATTCATTCAGCACATCCTCCAGGAGAAAAAACTGCTGCTGACGGATACGTCTTTCCGCGATGCACATCAGTCTCTGCTGGCTACCCGTATGAGAACCATAGATATGCTGAAAATAGCCGAGATCTACTCCAGGAACCATGCCGATTTCTTCTCTCTGGAAATGTGGGGTGGAGCAACCTTTGATACCGCTATGAGATTTCTCATGGAGTGTCCGTGGGAACGCCTGCGCTTCATGCGAAAACTGGCGCCAAATATGCTCTTCCAGATGCTGCTCAGGGCATCTAATGGCGTTGGTTATACCAACTACCCGGATAATGTCGTCAAGGCATTCATAAAACAGGCAGCAGAAAGCGGTATAGATATATTCCGCGTCTTTGACTCTCTTAACTGGGTCACAAACATGAAAGTGGCAATGGATGCCGTTCTGGAAACCAAGGCCCTCTGTGAAGCCGCCATATGTTACACCGGAGATATTTTGGATCCCAAGCGGACCAAATACACGCTGGACTATTATGTAAAAATGGCAAAAGAACTGGAAGGCCATGGCGCTCATATCCTGGCAATCAAGGATATGGCCGGCCTTTTGAAACCTTATGCTGCATATGAACTGGTGAGTGCCCTGAAATCAGAGCTAAAGATCCCTATACATCTTCACACCCATGACACATCAGGTGGTCAGATCGCCACCCTCATCAAGGCCGCAGAGGCTGGTGTAGATATTGTGGACGTCGCACTGGGGCCTCTCTCCGGACTGACATCGCAACCGAACCTGAATACCCTGGTGGAGATGATGCGTTTCCACAAACGCGACACCCGTATGGACTTCAAGGCCCTTGGATTACTCTCGGACTACTGGGAAGTGGTCAGAGAATATTATGCACCATTTGAATCCATTCAAAAGTCAAGCACCGCCGAGGTATACCATCACGAGATCCCTGGCGGCCAATTTACCAACCTTTTCCAGCAGGCACATTCTATGGGTCTTGCACATCGCTGGCATGAAATCACCGATGTTTATGCGGATGTCAACCAGCTTTTCGGAGACATTGTGAAAGTTACCCCATCCTCGAAGGTTGTTGGTGATCTTACTCTTTTTCTGGTGACAAATGACATTAAGGCCCAGGATATCGTCAACAATAACAAGGAAATCTCTTTTCCCACATCTGTTATAGAATTCTTTGAAGGCCGTCTCGGCCAGCCGACCGGAGGTTTTCCTAAAGATGTACAATATAGAATTTTGCGCGGGGCGCCTGCTTTCACTGAAAGACCCGGCGCTAATCTGCCGCCTGTGAATCTTGACGAGATCAAAAAAGGTGTTGGGGATCGGATCTCCAGATCCATCACCAACGAAGAACTCATGTCCTACTTGATGTATCCGGATGTCTTCATTAAGTACGCTGAGCACAGAAAGAAATACGACGATGTTTCTGTCATTCCCACGGATGTATTTTTTTATGGCCTGCCCATGAACGAAGAAGTTGCCATTGACATCGAAGAAGGAAAGACCCTGATTTTCAAACTGGTAGCCATAAGCCCGGTAAATGCGGAAGGGAACTGTACCGTTTTCTTTGAACTGAACGGTCAACCCCGTGAGGTAGTTATTGCCAACCGCAAGGTGGCTGCTTCAGTAACCAAACGTCCTCAGGCGGAAGAAGGAAACATCAAACACGTCGGCGCACCCATGCCAGGCATGATTGTTAATGTGAAAGTTACAGTTGGTCAGAAAGTTGCCAAAAATGATCCGCTTCTGATCATGGAGGCCATGAAGATGGAAGCGACTATTTATGCTGAACATGACGGTGAGATTGGTCAGGTATTGGTTAAAAAAAGAGACTGTGTCGAGGCGAGAGACCTGCTGATCGTCTACAAGTGA
- a CDS encoding YHS domain-containing protein encodes MEVNKDKAIKLEHDGKAYYFCSKMCEETFKKDPSKYLKEKEK; translated from the coding sequence ATGGAAGTGAATAAAGACAAAGCGATTAAACTGGAACATGATGGCAAAGCGTATTATTTCTGTTCTAAAATGTGTGAAGAAACATTTAAAAAAGATCCTTCAAAATACCTGAAAGAAAAAGAGAAATAG
- a CDS encoding cation-translocating P-type ATPase, whose protein sequence is MIDKMIGASWHTMPADEVIRRLDTNPNTGLSHAEADNRLKKYGYNQLEEKEGVFPLWLFLGQFNDFIVWVLIAAAVVSGFMGEWVDALAIIAIVIINAIIGFIQEYRAEKSLAALQKMSAPFSRVLRDDEIYTIPSRGIVPGDMVLLEAGDYVPADGRLCSSFSLNTQEASLTGESTPVSKSTEPLHNPSLPIGDRKNMVFMGTSVTGGKGTCIIIATGMQTELGKIAGLIQEAGKEETPLQRKLEVFGKKLVYLCLGIVAIVFFLELWRKDPLLEAFLISVSLAVAAIPEGLPAIVTIALALGVQRMVKRHVLIRKLPSVETLGCATVICSDKTGTLTQNEMTVRKVFVNGKTIDISGTGYAPEGNFTINGISLSEIDYRIVKFILGVGVLCNNAYLKKDNNAWKVIGDPTEGAILSAAAKAGIWKEALGKKFPLLTEIPFDSERKKMSTVRRTPYDLLVCEKGAPDIILKDCTKIYSEGIIRDLTKDDIQLILNENNNMAGSALRVLGTAFKPLDRDTLPDPDPDTIEKDMIFLGLLGMIDPPRPEVKDAVAACHAGGITTVMITGDHKNTARAVGEELGFLRNNSKAVDGVELDALSEDALEKELSKIAVYARVSAEHKLRIVKAWKKQGAVVAMTGDGVNDAPAVKEADIGVSMGITGTDVTKEASDMVITDDNFASIVAAVEEGRGIYDNIKKSIHYLLSCNAGEILTMLFASIFNLPLPLFPIQILWINIATDGLPALALGVDTVDPDIMKRPARRSTEQIIDKNLGTLTVFQGLLIAISTLLAYLFIFYYTSSEEPGYLYYWFLNELIPCCLGGELFGDLDRARTVAFCVMVISQLFHSFNCRSARRSLFQIGVFTNKKLLLATGLSLVMQAAIVYIPYSEAVFKVVPLGLEDWIIVFGFSSLTFVIMELIKCFKREKV, encoded by the coding sequence ATGATAGACAAAATGATCGGTGCATCCTGGCATACGATGCCAGCTGATGAGGTAATAAGGAGGTTAGATACAAATCCGAATACCGGGCTTAGCCATGCAGAAGCAGATAATCGGCTCAAGAAATATGGATACAACCAATTAGAGGAAAAAGAAGGGGTATTCCCCCTATGGCTCTTTTTGGGGCAATTTAATGACTTCATTGTCTGGGTGCTGATTGCAGCCGCCGTAGTCTCTGGGTTTATGGGTGAATGGGTCGATGCGCTTGCTATAATAGCTATAGTTATCATTAACGCCATCATCGGGTTTATTCAGGAATATCGCGCCGAAAAGTCCCTTGCAGCCTTACAAAAAATGTCCGCGCCTTTTTCAAGGGTACTTCGGGATGATGAAATATATACGATCCCTTCCCGGGGAATAGTACCGGGGGATATGGTGCTGCTCGAGGCCGGAGATTATGTTCCTGCTGATGGCAGATTATGTTCTTCCTTTAGCCTGAATACCCAGGAAGCCTCTCTCACAGGGGAATCAACGCCTGTCAGCAAATCGACCGAACCACTTCACAATCCCTCTTTACCTATTGGCGATAGAAAAAATATGGTATTTATGGGGACTTCAGTAACGGGTGGTAAAGGGACATGTATTATTATAGCAACGGGAATGCAAACCGAACTGGGTAAGATTGCGGGTCTGATCCAGGAAGCTGGGAAAGAAGAGACCCCACTACAGCGTAAGCTCGAGGTATTTGGAAAAAAGTTGGTCTATCTGTGTTTAGGAATTGTAGCAATCGTATTCTTTTTAGAGTTGTGGAGAAAAGATCCGTTATTGGAGGCATTTCTTATATCTGTAAGCCTTGCCGTAGCTGCAATTCCGGAAGGATTACCGGCCATAGTTACTATTGCTTTGGCACTTGGTGTACAACGCATGGTAAAACGACACGTATTGATTCGAAAATTACCATCGGTGGAAACCCTTGGATGCGCAACAGTTATTTGCTCAGACAAGACAGGGACCCTTACACAAAACGAAATGACCGTAAGAAAGGTATTTGTCAACGGCAAAACCATTGATATTTCAGGAACAGGTTATGCCCCAGAGGGGAATTTTACTATCAATGGTATATCTCTTTCAGAAATCGATTATCGAATAGTGAAGTTTATCCTCGGCGTAGGTGTTTTATGTAATAATGCTTACCTTAAAAAAGATAATAATGCGTGGAAGGTTATCGGCGATCCTACCGAAGGCGCTATTTTGAGCGCTGCAGCGAAGGCGGGTATTTGGAAGGAAGCGCTAGGGAAGAAATTTCCACTCCTTACGGAGATTCCCTTTGATTCGGAACGGAAGAAGATGTCCACTGTCAGGCGAACACCTTATGATTTGCTCGTTTGTGAAAAAGGTGCACCAGACATCATCCTGAAGGATTGCACAAAGATCTATAGTGAAGGGATAATAAGAGACCTTACAAAAGATGATATCCAGCTCATCTTGAATGAAAACAACAATATGGCAGGGTCTGCTCTGCGCGTGCTCGGTACGGCATTTAAGCCTCTCGACCGTGACACTCTTCCTGATCCAGACCCTGATACGATAGAAAAGGACATGATTTTTCTGGGATTATTGGGCATGATTGACCCACCCAGACCAGAGGTCAAGGATGCGGTTGCTGCTTGTCATGCGGGAGGTATAACGACTGTGATGATCACCGGGGACCATAAAAATACGGCAAGGGCAGTTGGAGAAGAGCTGGGATTTTTACGAAACAATTCAAAGGCAGTTGATGGAGTAGAATTGGACGCACTTTCTGAAGATGCTTTAGAAAAAGAGCTATCAAAGATAGCTGTATATGCCCGAGTTTCTGCTGAACACAAGCTCAGGATAGTAAAGGCATGGAAGAAACAGGGTGCCGTTGTGGCCATGACGGGTGATGGTGTAAACGATGCCCCGGCTGTAAAGGAGGCAGATATCGGCGTATCCATGGGCATTACGGGTACCGATGTTACGAAAGAGGCCTCTGATATGGTCATAACAGACGACAACTTTGCATCAATCGTAGCAGCCGTTGAAGAAGGAAGAGGCATTTACGACAATATAAAGAAATCGATCCACTACCTGCTTTCGTGTAACGCCGGTGAGATTTTGACGATGCTCTTTGCCTCAATATTCAACCTCCCCCTGCCGTTATTCCCGATACAAATACTGTGGATCAATATTGCAACAGATGGTTTACCGGCATTAGCACTAGGTGTTGACACGGTAGACCCAGATATCATGAAAAGGCCAGCGAGGCGGTCCACAGAGCAAATCATCGATAAAAATCTTGGTACATTGACAGTATTTCAAGGTCTTCTTATCGCCATCAGCACTCTTTTGGCTTATTTGTTTATCTTTTACTATACAAGCAGTGAGGAACCTGGCTATTTATATTATTGGTTCCTCAATGAATTGATACCATGTTGTTTAGGTGGCGAATTATTTGGCGATCTTGATCGGGCAAGAACGGTTGCCTTCTGTGTGATGGTTATTTCCCAATTATTTCACTCTTTTAACTGCAGAAGTGCAAGACGTTCATTATTTCAAATTGGTGTTTTTACCAATAAGAAGCTTCTATTGGCAACTGGACTCTCATTGGTCATGCAGGCAGCCATTGTCTATATCCCTTATTCCGAAGCTGTCTTTAAAGTAGTACCTTTGGGATTAGAGGATTGGATTATAGTCTTTGGATTCTCTTCTCTTACTTTTGTCATCATGGAGTTAATTAAATGTTTTAAAAGGGAAAAAGTATAA